TCGAGAAAGGTGTTGTTAAAGTTGGTGACACAATAGAAATCGTTGGTATCAAACCTACACAAACAACAACAGTTACTGGTGTTGAGATGTTTAGAAAAGAGATGGATCAAGGCGAGGCTGGCGACAACGTCGGCGTTCTTCTCCGTGGTACCAAAAAAGAGGACGTTGAGCGTGGTATGGTTCTTTGCAAGCCTAAATCAATTACCCCTCATACAAAATTTGAAGGCGAAGTCTATATCTTGACAAAAGAAGAAGGTGGTCGCCATACTCCTTTCTTTAATAACTATAGACCACAATTCTACGTAAGAACAACTGATGTTACTGGTTCAATTACGCTTCCAGAAGGAACAGAGATGGTTATGCCAGGTGATAATGTAAGAATTTCAGTCGAGTTGATTGCTCCAGTAGCACTTGAGGAAGGTACTCGTTTTGCTATCCGTGAAGGTGGTAGAACTGTTGGTTCAGGTGTTGTTTCAAAAATACTTGGTTAATTTATAAAAATTTGTCAAAGGGAGAATATTCCCTTTGATATTTTGAAAAGGACTTATATGAGAATTAAAATTGGTTTAAAATGTTCTGAAAGTGGTGATATAAATTATACAACAACTAAAAATAGTAAAACTACTACAGATAAAGTTGAGCTTAAAAAGTATTGCCCAAGATTAAAAAAACATACTATACATAAAGAAGTTAAATTAAAAAGTTAATTAAGAAGCTATTAGGGCAATAGCTCCA
The sequence above is drawn from the Campylobacter concisus genome and encodes:
- the rpmG gene encoding 50S ribosomal protein L33, yielding MRIKIGLKCSESGDINYTTTKNSKTTTDKVELKKYCPRLKKHTIHKEVKLKS